A section of the Paenibacillus odorifer genome encodes:
- a CDS encoding PRC-barrel domain-containing protein, producing MKLQDLIGLAVYEVEEGNAIGKIVDILLDSNWNITGIELESKSFFGGHVKFVAWEDIVAYGEDAVMIRNKESIDKIDADHIPCTFLLGKNKLKDLKVLTTTGTILGRISDVYFDQKLGNTIGALEISDGLVTDLIEGRKWLPCSDEMSIGENALMVPAMSEERLQKAINIVNG from the coding sequence ATGAAACTTCAAGATCTGATCGGCTTGGCTGTATATGAAGTTGAAGAGGGTAACGCAATCGGCAAAATTGTCGATATTTTGCTCGATTCAAACTGGAATATTACGGGTATTGAACTGGAAAGCAAATCTTTTTTTGGTGGCCATGTGAAATTTGTGGCATGGGAAGATATTGTGGCCTACGGCGAGGATGCTGTCATGATTCGTAATAAAGAGTCGATTGATAAGATAGATGCCGATCATATACCTTGTACTTTTCTACTTGGAAAGAACAAACTTAAGGATTTGAAAGTGCTAACTACAACTGGAACTATACTCGGACGAATATCTGATGTTTATTTTGACCAAAAGTTGGGAAACACAATAGGAGCGCTGGAAATTAGTGACGGGCTTGTCACTGATTTGATCGAAGGCCGCAAATGGCTGCCTTGTTCTGACGAGATGTCCATTGGTGAGAATGCATTAATGGTTCCTGCGATGAGCGAAGAACGGCTACAAAAAGCCATTAATATTGTTAACGGATAG
- a CDS encoding glycosyltransferase family 2 protein, with protein sequence MADVGVVMPVYTQKPEFLRQALQSVLHQSFTNFRLVVVIDGAPEMEPLVRSIIVEDPRVTVISYVQNRGIAHALNTGFDLLYSEPSIQYLSWVSSDNVYEPRFLEILRGALVRGPQELGIVYSSFQSIDNEGRFLHNEHQLATQRNYQSQPKERLLDYSLIGVSFMYKAQIAKLVGAYGMEPVEDYDYWLRLAEHCEIRFIPVELVNYRVDSTFSVSAQLHSVENHRRWRYAYHLTRHQARFRRGIPAMITVLYPVVNACADEITRIENLYEQTYSNYECRVLDLSTTRQPSALLETIPHPATAFAWLPGAVESHAICSAIEQLSTPFTIVLGPKVFIGALDIEYMLEALVTTGGDTTSNYYTDDHSLIGFRHRHVPSTKGHYYNELFRSADLYDLLKTSFT encoded by the coding sequence ATGGCGGATGTAGGAGTAGTTATGCCTGTGTATACCCAAAAGCCGGAGTTCTTACGGCAAGCTCTGCAGTCTGTTCTACACCAATCTTTTACCAATTTTCGGCTGGTTGTTGTGATCGATGGTGCACCTGAAATGGAACCGCTCGTGAGATCCATTATTGTCGAAGATCCAAGGGTAACGGTTATCTCTTACGTACAGAACAGGGGTATAGCACATGCACTGAATACCGGCTTTGATCTTTTGTATAGTGAGCCTAGTATTCAATATCTAAGTTGGGTTTCCAGCGACAATGTTTATGAACCCCGTTTCCTCGAAATCCTTCGGGGGGCGCTAGTTAGAGGTCCACAGGAGTTAGGCATCGTGTACAGTTCTTTTCAAAGCATCGATAACGAGGGAAGGTTTCTTCATAACGAACATCAATTAGCTACTCAGCGTAATTATCAGTCACAGCCTAAAGAGAGATTGCTGGATTACTCGCTTATTGGCGTTTCTTTTATGTACAAAGCACAGATTGCGAAGCTTGTTGGAGCTTATGGAATGGAACCGGTGGAGGATTATGATTACTGGCTGAGACTGGCTGAACATTGTGAAATTCGCTTTATACCGGTGGAACTGGTGAATTATCGTGTGGATTCTACCTTTAGTGTATCTGCCCAATTACATTCGGTTGAAAATCATCGTAGATGGAGATATGCCTATCATTTGACCCGCCATCAGGCACGGTTTCGCAGAGGAATTCCGGCGATGATTACCGTTCTATATCCTGTAGTGAATGCTTGTGCGGATGAAATAACGCGGATAGAGAATCTGTACGAACAAACGTATAGCAATTATGAATGCCGGGTGTTGGATTTATCAACTACGCGTCAGCCATCGGCTCTATTGGAAACCATACCTCATCCTGCGACAGCGTTCGCCTGGCTGCCTGGAGCTGTGGAGTCACACGCGATTTGCAGTGCTATAGAACAACTATCCACTCCATTCACGATAGTTTTAGGTCCAAAAGTTTTTATAGGAGCGCTCGATATTGAGTACATGCTGGAAGCTTTGGTAACTACGGGCGGGGATACGACTTCCAATTACTATACGGATGATCATAGCCTGATTGGATTTCGACACAGACATGTCCCATCGACCAAAGGCCACTATTATAATGAGCTGTTTCGCAGCGCAGATCTGTATGATTTGTTGAAGACCTCTTTTACCTAA
- a CDS encoding cysteine desulfurase family protein, whose amino-acid sequence MKTIYLDHAASTPVHPEVAKVMLNIMTEQYGNASSVHQFGRSAKKILNGARDTIAAFLGCSPEEWVFTGGGTESDNLALYGAVAAVAQKGNHIITSAIEHHAVLHTCEELEKEGFKVTYLPVDSTGRVSVADVEAAVQEDTVLISVMYANNEVGTVQPIQEIGQFARERGILFHVDAVQALGALPITLRELPVDYMSFTAHKINGPGGIGGLYVRSGAPLHPRLHGGLQERGRRAGTENLAGTAGFAKAVEIAVTGLSERRQKVQLLRNRLLEELDALIGRESYSINGNTEHFLPSILNLSFPGARTDVMLMNLDMDGIAAASGSACTSGSLEISHVLRAMELPENILGSAIRFSMGLGNTTEEIEYVARKVETILNRLRIRD is encoded by the coding sequence ATGAAAACCATCTATTTGGACCACGCCGCATCAACCCCGGTTCATCCGGAGGTGGCCAAGGTCATGCTGAATATAATGACAGAACAATATGGAAATGCGTCCAGTGTACATCAGTTCGGACGTTCAGCCAAGAAAATATTAAATGGGGCGCGCGATACTATCGCCGCCTTTTTAGGCTGCTCGCCGGAAGAGTGGGTGTTCACTGGCGGCGGAACCGAAAGTGACAATCTAGCACTCTATGGAGCTGTCGCTGCTGTTGCCCAGAAAGGCAATCATATTATCACCTCTGCGATAGAGCATCATGCAGTGCTACATACCTGCGAAGAGCTGGAGAAGGAAGGCTTTAAGGTTACTTATCTTCCTGTGGATTCTACAGGCCGAGTATCCGTTGCAGATGTAGAAGCAGCGGTGCAGGAAGACACAGTGCTAATCAGTGTAATGTATGCCAACAATGAGGTAGGAACCGTTCAGCCGATTCAGGAAATTGGCCAGTTTGCCAGAGAGCGGGGTATTCTGTTCCATGTTGATGCTGTACAAGCTCTTGGTGCCTTACCGATCACACTGCGGGAGCTTCCGGTAGATTACATGAGCTTTACAGCTCACAAAATCAATGGACCTGGGGGGATCGGTGGCCTTTATGTGCGGAGTGGAGCACCGCTGCATCCAAGACTCCACGGTGGCCTTCAGGAGCGCGGCAGACGAGCCGGAACAGAAAATTTAGCAGGTACTGCTGGATTTGCCAAGGCTGTTGAAATAGCAGTTACAGGTCTATCAGAACGTCGACAAAAAGTGCAGCTCCTGCGCAATAGACTACTTGAAGAGCTGGATGCGCTGATTGGACGGGAAAGTTATTCAATTAACGGCAATACCGAGCATTTTTTGCCAAGTATACTGAATTTGAGCTTCCCGGGAGCTAGAACAGATGTTATGCTGATGAACCTGGATATGGACGGGATTGCGGCAGCAAGCGGTTCAGCCTGCACGTCAGGATCACTGGAAATATCCCATGTTCTGAGAGCAATGGAGCTTCCAGAAAATATTTTAGGGTCAGCGATTCGATTTAGCATGGGTTTGGGTAATACTACTGAAGAAATTGAGTACGTTGCTCGAAAAGTTGAAACCATTCTGAATCGGCTGCGTATCAGAGACTAG
- a CDS encoding glycosyltransferase family 4 protein yields MKILFTFYNPSGGMQTLNRVRCQALHARGVECHLLYTHHGKGQQNIRNIQTHITNSDDEIRAMLAREAFDLIVVCTDINLAERIRGFGYKGPLVFEVQGLGTLDEAEQVVNNFTERIYRLTDALLYPETTHLQALFKGGFPTIPQYCFDDPIDCDQFGYTNYPAKSFPILGWVGRIQTNKNWREFLQIGQRLLAIHPELYLWIFQDDTLFDPEQKESFDQFVAETGISSRLISYSNIPHEQMADYMSIIGDSGGLLLSTSILEGFGYAVAEAMLCRCPVLTTDSDGVRRLVINNHTGKIYTRGQLDEAVVAALSLMNDPELRARIRMNGEWHIRTNLSSELYADRFLQMYHQLMGRRIHIERRWS; encoded by the coding sequence ATGAAGATTTTGTTCACTTTTTATAACCCGAGTGGAGGTATGCAAACCCTGAACCGAGTTCGCTGCCAAGCGTTACATGCTCGCGGTGTAGAGTGCCATTTACTGTATACACACCATGGAAAAGGACAGCAGAATATCCGTAACATTCAAACGCATATTACCAATAGCGATGACGAGATCAGGGCAATGCTTGCTCGTGAAGCTTTTGACTTAATTGTAGTGTGTACGGATATTAACTTAGCAGAGCGGATTCGAGGGTTCGGGTATAAAGGGCCGCTTGTTTTTGAAGTGCAGGGTTTAGGCACCTTAGATGAAGCTGAGCAGGTCGTTAATAATTTTACAGAGCGCATTTACAGGCTCACCGATGCACTGCTGTATCCAGAAACAACCCATTTGCAGGCGCTTTTCAAAGGCGGATTTCCAACCATTCCACAATATTGTTTTGATGATCCGATCGATTGCGATCAGTTTGGATATACCAATTATCCCGCGAAAAGTTTCCCTATCCTCGGCTGGGTAGGACGCATTCAAACGAATAAGAATTGGCGGGAATTTCTGCAAATCGGGCAAAGGCTGCTGGCGATCCATCCCGAACTTTATTTATGGATTTTTCAGGATGATACTTTGTTTGATCCAGAGCAAAAAGAAAGCTTTGATCAATTTGTAGCTGAGACGGGGATTTCTTCACGGTTGATTTCGTATTCCAATATTCCTCATGAGCAAATGGCAGATTATATGAGTATTATTGGTGATTCGGGAGGTTTGCTCCTTTCTACCTCTATTTTGGAAGGGTTTGGATACGCGGTTGCTGAGGCGATGTTGTGCCGTTGTCCTGTACTTACTACAGATTCAGACGGCGTTCGTAGACTCGTCATTAACAATCACACTGGAAAAATATACACTAGAGGGCAGCTGGATGAAGCTGTGGTTGCTGCTCTATCCTTAATGAATGATCCAGAACTACGGGCCAGAATCAGGATGAATGGAGAATGGCATATCCGGACTAACCTATCCTCTGAGCTGTATGCAGACAGATTTCTACAGATGTATCATCAATTGATGGGACGCAGAATTCATATTGAGCGGCGCTGGTCTTAA
- the comER gene encoding late competence protein ComER encodes MKVGFIGTGSMGSLLIDAFLSSGALNPCDVLASNRSLNKLLELEDRHPGINLCGSNSETATGSDIVFLCVKPLEFKTLTDEIGPYLRSDQIVVSITSPVQLQHLESALPSKIAKIIPSITHCVKSGTSLCIFGSRLNKEDRLVLLQLLSFIGVPLEIQEAHTRIASDFSSCGPAFLSYFIERWIEAAVEVTGIEETLISRLAGEMLLGTGKLLTEGEFTPQELQERVAVRGGITAEALNHLRISLEGVFERLIMTTHDKYDEDVTKLDALFGHDGIIQSPVDR; translated from the coding sequence GTGAAAGTAGGATTTATCGGAACAGGCAGCATGGGCAGCCTGCTGATTGACGCCTTTCTTTCTTCCGGAGCCCTGAATCCGTGCGATGTACTCGCCAGCAACCGCAGTCTGAATAAACTGCTGGAGCTAGAAGATCGTCATCCCGGCATAAACTTATGCGGAAGCAATAGTGAAACAGCGACTGGAAGTGACATTGTTTTTTTATGTGTAAAACCGCTGGAATTCAAAACCTTAACAGATGAGATTGGCCCTTATCTCCGCAGCGATCAAATCGTCGTATCCATTACAAGTCCCGTTCAATTGCAACATCTGGAATCCGCTTTGCCGTCCAAAATAGCCAAGATCATCCCCAGCATTACACACTGTGTCAAAAGTGGGACATCACTGTGCATATTTGGCAGCAGGCTTAATAAAGAAGACAGGCTTGTGCTGCTGCAGCTGTTGTCTTTCATAGGTGTTCCTTTGGAAATTCAAGAGGCCCATACCCGAATCGCTTCTGATTTCTCCAGCTGCGGACCTGCGTTCTTGAGCTATTTCATTGAACGCTGGATTGAAGCTGCGGTGGAAGTTACCGGGATTGAAGAGACGTTAATCAGCCGGCTTGCAGGTGAAATGCTGCTTGGAACAGGCAAGCTGCTAACAGAAGGAGAATTCACCCCGCAAGAGCTCCAAGAACGTGTAGCTGTCCGTGGCGGGATTACCGCAGAGGCACTGAACCATCTTCGCATTAGTCTTGAGGGCGTATTCGAACGTCTCATCATGACTACGCATGATAAATACGATGAGGATGTCACCAAGCTGGATGCATTATTTGGGCATGACGGTATTATTCAAAGTCCTGTAGACCGTTAG
- a CDS encoding sialidase family protein, whose protein sequence is MTNFNFQVTTGLPPKFEPYVAVNLLIPGIMIAVAVDTTTGVPLIGMYRSLDGGANWSQALLPLPPGFTGAEAPAVAYSFPNTFAISAHAFPGASDGTTIFYISTNNGTNFSSPVIVSSGYGTYINNDETNITIDVGQSSPYLGNIYVSYNHQFNVANGGNSTAFLSRSRDNGATWDTPILLSSEANQVERPDVAVDLIGSVYGAWITTNPEFRFVIRTSLDGGTTFGAPVLVSTIVPVPIVLPVPGYAFRVLTFANISTDRSVGPFTNRVYTIWQDFRQGYSDVFMSISNDRGMTWSTPVSITGAPAGSQNFFPAIDVDPLTGVVNVIYYSNQVNGFLLDVYVARSINGGQTFTNTRITNVSFDPNAGGTGPVTLIGDYIDITSVPPGGYIGVWTDTSPGTQTIFAGYSDVVIT, encoded by the coding sequence ATGACCAATTTCAATTTTCAGGTCACTACAGGTTTGCCACCAAAGTTTGAACCCTATGTTGCTGTGAATCTGCTTATTCCCGGGATCATGATTGCTGTAGCTGTAGACACTACAACCGGAGTTCCATTAATAGGGATGTATCGCTCGTTAGATGGCGGTGCCAACTGGTCACAAGCTTTACTGCCTCTGCCTCCAGGATTTACAGGGGCCGAAGCACCTGCTGTTGCGTACTCCTTTCCGAATACATTTGCCATTTCTGCACATGCTTTTCCAGGCGCTTCAGACGGAACAACTATATTCTATATTTCCACCAACAATGGTACTAATTTCAGCAGCCCTGTAATTGTAAGTAGCGGGTATGGAACCTACATTAATAATGACGAAACAAATATCACAATCGATGTAGGACAATCTAGCCCATATTTAGGAAATATCTATGTTTCTTACAATCATCAGTTCAATGTAGCTAACGGAGGTAACTCGACAGCTTTTCTTAGTCGATCTCGTGATAATGGAGCCACATGGGACACTCCCATCCTGCTTTCCAGTGAAGCTAATCAGGTAGAACGTCCCGATGTAGCTGTGGATTTGATAGGCAGCGTGTATGGAGCATGGATTACGACAAATCCGGAATTCCGATTTGTGATCAGAACTTCTTTGGATGGTGGAACAACGTTTGGCGCCCCTGTTCTTGTGTCCACGATCGTACCTGTGCCCATAGTCCTGCCCGTTCCCGGCTATGCTTTTCGGGTCTTAACATTTGCGAATATTTCAACCGATCGATCAGTCGGACCCTTTACCAACCGTGTGTATACCATCTGGCAGGATTTCCGCCAAGGGTACTCTGATGTATTCATGTCCATTTCAAACGACAGGGGCATGACTTGGAGCACTCCCGTTAGTATTACCGGTGCACCCGCGGGATCTCAGAACTTTTTTCCTGCGATCGATGTCGACCCTTTGACGGGCGTAGTAAATGTGATCTATTACAGCAATCAGGTTAACGGATTTTTGCTAGATGTATATGTTGCGCGATCCATTAACGGTGGACAGACATTTACCAACACTAGAATAACTAACGTTTCCTTCGATCCGAATGCTGGAGGTACAGGACCTGTAACCTTAATAGGGGATTATATTGATATCACTTCCGTTCCGCCTGGAGGATATATCGGCGTATGGACAGATACTAGTCCGGGAACACAGACTATTTTTGCGGGATATTCCGATGTAGTTATTACTTGA
- the leuS gene encoding leucine--tRNA ligase — MSDNQTNSTPAGGYRAQTIEPKWQKFWDENKSFKTGEDPEKPNFYALDMFPYPSGAGLHVGHPEGYTATDIVSRYKRMRGFNVLHPMGWDAFGLPAEQYAMDTGQHPRDFTDKNIDNFRRQIKSLGFSYDWDREISTTDPDYYKWTQWIFIQLYNKGLAYVAEVPVNWCEALGTVLANEEVIDGKSERGGHPVVRKPMRQWILRITEYAERLLEDLEELDWSESIKDMQRNWIGKSTGAEVNFNIEGHEANLTVFTTRPDTLFGASYCVLAPEHELVDVITTEAQRAAVAEYREKASRKSDLERTDLAKEKSGVFTGAYAINPVNGAKAPIWIADYVLAGYGTGAIMAVPGHDTRDWEFAKQFGLNIVEVVQGGNVEEEAYSGDGPHVNSDFLNGLKNEEAIAKMIAWLEEKGVGKGKVTYRLRDWLFSRQRYWGEPIPILHLEDGTMKTVPVDQLPLVLPDVDAIKPSGTGESPLANVTEWVETIDPETGMKARRETNTMPQWAGSCWYYLRYIDPKNDQELCSPEKQKAWLPVDLYIGGAEHAVLHLLYARFWHKVLYDLGVVETKEPFHKLVNQGMILGNNNEKMSKSRGNVINPDEIVEAFGADTLRVYEMFMGPLEATKPWNEKGVEGVHRFLSRVWRLFVSEDGKLSTKITADGGTDEFKRTWHKTIKKVTDDFEHLRFNTSISQLMIFINDAYKQETLSQEAAEHFVQMLSPLAPHIAEELWQLLGHEGSISYVAWPTYDEAWTVDAEVEIVIQVNGKIVQRALIPQDMGQEEMQAHALSLPNVSAAVEGKTVRKIIAVPGKLVNIVVG, encoded by the coding sequence ATGAGCGACAATCAAACAAATAGCACACCCGCTGGTGGTTACCGGGCGCAGACTATTGAGCCGAAATGGCAAAAGTTCTGGGATGAGAACAAAAGCTTTAAGACAGGAGAAGATCCTGAAAAACCCAATTTTTATGCACTGGATATGTTTCCGTATCCTTCAGGTGCAGGACTGCACGTAGGTCATCCAGAGGGTTACACAGCGACTGATATCGTTTCTCGCTACAAGCGGATGCGCGGTTTCAATGTATTGCATCCGATGGGCTGGGATGCTTTTGGACTTCCGGCAGAGCAGTATGCGATGGATACCGGCCAGCATCCACGTGATTTTACCGATAAGAACATCGATAATTTCCGTCGTCAGATCAAATCGCTGGGTTTCTCCTACGATTGGGACCGCGAGATCAGCACGACAGATCCGGATTATTATAAATGGACACAATGGATTTTTATCCAGTTGTATAACAAAGGCCTGGCTTATGTAGCAGAAGTACCTGTTAACTGGTGTGAGGCACTGGGTACGGTACTTGCCAACGAAGAGGTTATCGATGGTAAAAGTGAGCGCGGCGGTCACCCGGTCGTGCGCAAACCGATGCGTCAATGGATTCTGAGAATTACAGAGTACGCTGAGCGTTTGCTGGAGGATCTGGAAGAACTGGATTGGTCCGAAAGCATCAAGGATATGCAGCGCAACTGGATCGGGAAATCAACAGGTGCAGAAGTGAACTTTAACATTGAAGGTCACGAGGCTAACCTGACCGTGTTTACTACACGTCCAGATACACTGTTCGGAGCAAGTTACTGCGTACTGGCACCAGAGCATGAGCTTGTTGATGTGATTACCACTGAAGCTCAGCGTGCTGCTGTGGCAGAATATCGTGAAAAAGCTTCTCGTAAGAGCGATCTGGAGCGTACGGATTTGGCAAAAGAGAAGAGCGGTGTCTTCACAGGCGCATATGCAATTAATCCTGTGAATGGTGCGAAGGCGCCAATCTGGATTGCAGATTATGTGCTTGCTGGTTACGGAACGGGAGCAATCATGGCAGTTCCGGGTCACGATACACGCGACTGGGAATTTGCTAAACAATTCGGCCTGAATATCGTGGAAGTCGTTCAAGGCGGCAACGTTGAAGAAGAGGCTTATTCCGGAGATGGACCGCATGTCAATTCTGATTTCCTGAATGGACTCAAGAATGAAGAAGCGATTGCGAAGATGATTGCTTGGTTGGAAGAAAAGGGCGTAGGTAAAGGCAAAGTAACCTATCGTCTGCGTGACTGGCTGTTTAGCCGTCAACGCTACTGGGGAGAGCCCATTCCAATTCTGCATTTGGAAGACGGCACAATGAAGACTGTTCCGGTTGATCAGCTGCCGCTGGTACTGCCGGATGTAGATGCGATCAAACCTTCGGGTACAGGGGAATCTCCACTTGCGAATGTAACAGAGTGGGTGGAAACTATTGATCCTGAGACTGGCATGAAGGCTCGCCGCGAGACGAACACCATGCCGCAATGGGCGGGCAGCTGCTGGTATTACCTGCGTTATATTGATCCGAAAAACGATCAAGAGCTGTGCTCCCCTGAGAAGCAAAAAGCATGGCTTCCAGTAGATCTGTATATTGGTGGAGCGGAGCATGCCGTGCTTCACTTGCTCTATGCACGTTTTTGGCACAAGGTGCTTTATGATCTCGGCGTTGTTGAAACAAAAGAACCTTTCCATAAGCTGGTTAACCAAGGTATGATTCTTGGAAATAATAATGAAAAAATGAGTAAATCACGCGGAAATGTCATCAACCCTGATGAGATTGTGGAAGCTTTTGGTGCAGATACACTACGTGTGTATGAAATGTTTATGGGCCCTCTGGAAGCAACCAAACCTTGGAATGAAAAGGGTGTAGAAGGAGTTCACCGTTTCTTGTCCCGTGTATGGCGCCTGTTCGTGAGTGAAGATGGTAAGCTGAGCACCAAAATCACAGCAGACGGTGGCACTGACGAGTTCAAACGCACTTGGCACAAGACCATTAAGAAGGTCACTGATGATTTCGAGCATCTGCGTTTCAATACCTCAATTAGCCAGTTGATGATTTTTATTAACGATGCTTATAAGCAAGAAACTTTGTCCCAAGAAGCTGCTGAACACTTCGTACAAATGTTGTCACCACTGGCGCCTCACATCGCTGAAGAGCTGTGGCAGCTGCTCGGTCACGAAGGAAGTATCAGCTACGTGGCTTGGCCAACGTATGATGAAGCATGGACGGTGGATGCTGAGGTTGAAATCGTTATTCAGGTAAATGGTAAAATCGTACAACGCGCGTTGATCCCGCAGGATATGGGTCAAGAAGAGATGCAAGCTCATGCGTTGTCACTCCCGAATGTGAGTGCAGCAGTAGAAGGTAAAACCGTACGCAAGATCATTGCGGTTCCTGGCAAGCTTGTAAATATCGTAGTGGGTTAA
- a CDS encoding DUF523 domain-containing protein: protein MILVSSCLAGMKVRYNGTDCLDEKIQKLLNENQAIAVCPELLGGFSTPREPAEIVGGDGEAVLAGTAKVVDRSGIDVTELYLKGAYITLEKAQEVSATMVVLKENSPSCGSTMIYNGEFKGKKIAGNGVTAALLRKNGIEVTSEENWLSLP from the coding sequence GTGATTTTGGTAAGCTCTTGTTTAGCTGGTATGAAGGTAAGATATAATGGCACGGATTGTTTGGATGAGAAAATTCAGAAGCTTTTGAATGAGAATCAAGCTATTGCTGTGTGTCCGGAATTATTAGGGGGATTCTCTACGCCTAGAGAGCCAGCTGAAATTGTCGGCGGGGATGGTGAGGCTGTGCTTGCAGGAACGGCTAAAGTAGTGGACCGATCGGGCATAGATGTAACAGAACTATATTTAAAAGGGGCTTATATTACGCTTGAGAAAGCTCAAGAAGTTTCAGCTACGATGGTAGTCCTCAAGGAAAACAGTCCTTCTTGCGGCAGCACCATGATTTATAACGGAGAGTTCAAAGGGAAGAAGATCGCTGGGAACGGCGTGACTGCAGCTTTACTTAGAAAAAACGGCATAGAAGTTACCTCTGAAGAGAATTGGCTGTCATTACCTTAG
- a CDS encoding SOS response-associated peptidase, which yields MCGRYTITVTMEELMVRYFANDSTIIHYAPTYNAAPMQQIPAVINTGSSNKLGELRWGLVPSWAKDDKIGSKMINARAESLLEKPSFKRLVSSRRCIIPSDGFYEWKVQGNSKQPMRIVMRDGGIFSMAGLYDIWMDPEGNKLSTCTIITTTPNELMAEIHNRMPVILKPEDEPEWLSRDNQDATSLIKLLKPYDQHQMRAYPVSTAVGNVRNNTKELINEI from the coding sequence ATGTGCGGACGATATACGATAACCGTCACCATGGAAGAGCTGATGGTCAGATATTTTGCGAATGATTCAACCATTATCCACTATGCTCCAACATATAACGCAGCACCCATGCAGCAAATTCCGGCAGTCATTAACACAGGATCCAGCAATAAACTTGGGGAACTGCGCTGGGGTCTGGTTCCTTCATGGGCCAAAGATGACAAAATCGGCAGTAAAATGATCAATGCCCGGGCAGAGTCACTCCTTGAGAAGCCTTCTTTCAAGCGATTAGTAAGCTCCCGCCGCTGCATCATTCCATCTGATGGCTTCTATGAATGGAAGGTTCAGGGCAATAGCAAACAACCCATGCGAATCGTGATGCGCGATGGGGGTATTTTTTCAATGGCCGGATTGTATGATATTTGGATGGACCCTGAAGGTAATAAATTAAGTACCTGCACGATTATAACGACTACCCCAAATGAACTTATGGCTGAAATCCATAACCGTATGCCAGTTATTTTGAAGCCTGAGGATGAGCCAGAATGGCTGAGCCGGGACAATCAGGACGCAACTTCGTTAATAAAGCTTCTTAAACCCTATGATCAGCATCAAATGAGAGCCTACCCGGTTTCTACTGCAGTGGGAAATGTTCGGAATAATACGAAGGAATTAATCAATGAGATATAG
- a CDS encoding AI-2E family transporter: MEQWSQSKWFRWMIGVLLSLIILYFVWLLRPMLQGIFVFLKAILAPFLAAMIISYVLNPVVSMLAGRKMPRSVAVLLIYAVFLTAITVIAINLIPMFIEQLEELNEHLPEITLQAQGLMSHMNTRLIPPGVEMGMNNWFFQLENRLAEGISHFLDNIGTTINLLFNAFIVPFLVFYILKDFDVFERTVVSCLPRARRKSIVTLLKDIDAALGNYIRGQFLVCIIIGVLAYIGYAIVGMPYALLFASVVAVFNIVPYMGPFLGAAPAIVMASTVSFRLVLLVAVVNTLCQIVESNIISPQVVGRTLHLHPLLIIFALLVGGELAGMIGLILAVPFFAAAKVVIQHFMAFLIKRKPV, translated from the coding sequence ATGGAACAATGGTCCCAAAGTAAATGGTTCCGCTGGATGATCGGAGTGCTGCTATCCCTGATCATTTTGTATTTTGTTTGGTTGCTTCGTCCGATGCTGCAGGGGATTTTTGTATTTTTAAAGGCAATCCTCGCTCCATTTCTGGCAGCTATGATTATTTCCTATGTGCTGAATCCCGTGGTTAGTATGCTGGCCGGACGGAAGATGCCGCGTAGCGTAGCTGTTCTACTTATATATGCAGTGTTTCTAACGGCGATTACCGTGATCGCCATCAACCTTATCCCGATGTTTATTGAGCAGCTTGAAGAATTAAATGAACATCTGCCTGAGATCACACTGCAAGCCCAGGGGCTGATGAGCCATATGAATACAAGGCTAATACCGCCTGGGGTTGAAATGGGGATGAACAACTGGTTTTTTCAACTGGAGAATCGTCTGGCCGAAGGGATTTCGCATTTTCTCGATAATATAGGGACAACGATTAACTTGCTGTTCAATGCTTTTATCGTGCCGTTTCTGGTGTTCTATATTTTGAAGGATTTTGACGTATTTGAACGGACGGTGGTCTCTTGTCTGCCCCGCGCACGCCGCAAGTCTATTGTTACTTTGTTAAAAGATATCGATGCTGCGCTCGGCAATTACATTCGCGGACAATTTCTGGTCTGCATCATTATAGGTGTGCTTGCCTATATCGGCTATGCCATCGTCGGAATGCCTTATGCCTTACTGTTCGCCAGTGTGGTGGCAGTATTTAATATTGTTCCGTATATGGGTCCTTTTCTAGGGGCTGCACCTGCCATTGTGATGGCTTCGACCGTCTCTTTTCGATTAGTTCTACTGGTTGCTGTGGTAAACACTTTATGCCAAATTGTGGAGAGCAATATTATTTCTCCACAGGTCGTAGGCAGGACGCTACATTTGCATCCGCTGCTTATTATCTTCGCATTGCTGGTAGGTGGTGAACTGGCAGGGATGATTGGACTTATCCTTGCTGTACCGTTCTTTGCAGCTGCAAAAGTCGTAATTCAACACTTTATGGCGTTTTTAATCAAACGAAAGCCCGTATAA